One Tamlana carrageenivorans genomic region harbors:
- a CDS encoding phosphatidylserine decarboxylase family protein — translation MFHKEGYKIIIITFVSVIGSALLADRFIDINWLRTSLLVALIVFLILILQFFRNPKRHTIPNNTQVISPVDGKVVVIEEVYEKEYFKDKRLQVSVFMSPINVHVTRYPIGGHVIFSKYHPGKYLVAWHPKASEENERTTVVVENETFGKVLFRQIAGALAKRIVNYAKLNDKVAQGSDSGFIKFGSRVDLFLPVDTKINVTLNQKVRGGESIIAELR, via the coding sequence ATGTTTCATAAAGAAGGCTATAAAATTATTATAATAACGTTTGTAAGCGTTATAGGCTCTGCTTTACTTGCTGATCGTTTTATTGATATAAACTGGCTTAGAACAAGCCTGCTCGTTGCTTTAATCGTATTTTTAATATTGATTCTTCAGTTTTTTAGAAACCCCAAAAGACATACCATACCAAATAATACACAGGTAATATCGCCCGTTGATGGGAAGGTTGTCGTTATAGAAGAAGTTTATGAAAAAGAGTACTTCAAAGACAAGCGATTACAAGTGAGTGTATTTATGTCGCCAATAAATGTTCATGTCACACGTTATCCTATTGGTGGTCATGTCATTTTTAGCAAGTACCACCCGGGTAAATACTTAGTGGCATGGCACCCCAAAGCTAGTGAAGAAAATGAACGCACTACCGTTGTTGTTGAAAACGAAACCTTTGGAAAGGTCTTATTCAGACAAATTGCTGGAGCTTTAGCCAAACGTATTGTAAATTATGCCAAATTAAATGATAAGGTGGCGCAAGGCAGTGATTCTGGTTTTATCAAATTTGGTTCTCGTGTAGATTTATTTTTACCTGTAGACACCAAAATTAACGTGACATTAAACCAAAAAGTTAGAGGAGGTGAAAGTATTATCGCCGAATTAAGATAA
- a CDS encoding acyl-CoA-binding protein, giving the protein MSKSELDMEFNQAVDRVNAYKEPFPADTLLKLYAYYKKATNDYGRPKSKKPIINAFKTNALFQVKGLSEDEAKQRYIDLVNSYFLYGK; this is encoded by the coding sequence ATGAGCAAAAGTGAGTTAGACATGGAGTTTAATCAGGCTGTTGATCGGGTAAATGCTTATAAAGAACCATTTCCTGCCGATACTTTACTGAAATTATACGCTTACTACAAAAAAGCTACAAACGATTATGGACGCCCTAAAAGTAAAAAGCCCATCATAAATGCTTTTAAAACTAATGCTTTGTTTCAAGTAAAAGGCCTAAGCGAAGACGAAGCAAAACAACGTTACATAGACTTAGTTAATAGCTATTTTTTATACGGAAAATAA
- a CDS encoding SRPBCC family protein codes for MNLQSPKVKVSKSPEAVFNVLSDVKNFESLMPENISKFELLEDDKFLFALKGMPEIVLKKKEVIPPNKIVLGAAGGKIDFALTVNIDNIDDASSEVQLHFTGDINPMMAMMIKNPITKFIETLVTNIPQNV; via the coding sequence ATGAATTTACAATCCCCAAAAGTTAAAGTTAGCAAATCACCTGAAGCCGTTTTTAATGTGCTATCTGATGTTAAAAATTTTGAATCGTTAATGCCTGAAAACATTAGCAAATTCGAACTTTTAGAAGACGACAAATTTTTGTTTGCTTTAAAAGGCATGCCTGAAATTGTACTTAAAAAGAAAGAAGTTATTCCTCCAAATAAAATTGTTTTAGGAGCTGCAGGCGGAAAAATTGATTTTGCATTAACCGTTAATATCGATAATATTGATGACGCCTCTAGCGAAGTGCAACTGCATTTTACTGGAGATATCAATCCGATGATGGCCATGATGATTAAAAATCCGATCACAAAGTTTATTGAAACCTTAGTCACCAATATCCCTCAAAACGTTTAA
- the ftsH gene encoding ATP-dependent zinc metalloprotease FtsH gives MAKDNKKPKEKKPKFSPYWVYGALIALFLGFQLFSGDSYEGGNTTTPQEFFNYLKDGDVARVNIVKNTRVAKVYLTTEAQTKDIHKGSKPQSIIPSATELPNYKFEFGDLQNFENEVNLIIKDLPTKPSVTFDTETNDLGNLLMGILPFILLIGVWIFIMRRMSGGAGGGAGGQIFNIGKSKAKLFDEKTEVKTTFKDVAGLEGAKEEVQEIVDFLKFPEKYTTLGGKIPKGALLVGPPGTGKTLLAKAVAGEAKVPFFSLSGSDFVEMFVGVGASRVRDLFKQAKEKSPSIIFIDEIDAIGRARGKNAMSGSNDERENTLNQLLTEMDGFGTNTNVIVIAATNRADILDTALMRAGRFDRQIYVDLPDVRERKEIFEVHLRPLKKAENLDLDFLSKQTPGFSGADIANVCNEAALIAARNNKKAVDKQDFLDAVDRIIGGLEKKNKIITPSEKKAVAYHEAGHATISWMLEHAAPLVKVTIVPRGRSLGAAWYLPEERLIVRPEQMLDEMCAALGGRAAEKVIFNKISTGALSDLEKVTKQARAMVTIYGLSDKIGNLTYYDSGQSDHGFTKPYSEETAVLIDKEISKIIEEQYQRAIKLLEENKDKLTELAEVLLEKEVIFKDNLEKIFGKRAFLKEEAITSKSENNNTEEEA, from the coding sequence ATGGCAAAAGACAATAAAAAACCAAAAGAAAAAAAACCAAAATTCAGTCCGTATTGGGTTTACGGTGCATTAATTGCTTTATTTTTAGGATTTCAATTATTTAGTGGCGATAGTTACGAAGGAGGCAATACGACAACGCCCCAAGAGTTTTTTAATTATTTAAAAGACGGTGATGTTGCACGTGTTAATATCGTTAAAAACACACGCGTGGCTAAAGTATATTTAACTACTGAAGCGCAAACTAAAGACATTCATAAAGGCTCAAAGCCACAATCTATTATTCCTTCGGCAACAGAATTGCCGAACTATAAGTTTGAATTCGGAGATCTTCAAAACTTTGAAAATGAAGTTAACCTTATTATAAAAGATTTACCGACTAAACCATCGGTGACTTTCGACACAGAAACCAATGACTTAGGCAACTTATTAATGGGAATTCTTCCTTTTATTTTGCTTATAGGTGTTTGGATTTTTATCATGAGACGTATGTCTGGTGGTGCTGGTGGTGGTGCTGGCGGACAAATTTTTAACATCGGGAAATCGAAAGCCAAGCTTTTTGATGAAAAAACGGAAGTTAAAACAACATTCAAAGATGTAGCAGGACTTGAAGGTGCTAAAGAAGAAGTACAAGAAATTGTAGATTTCCTTAAATTCCCTGAAAAATACACAACCTTAGGTGGTAAAATTCCAAAAGGCGCCTTACTTGTAGGACCTCCAGGAACAGGAAAAACTTTATTAGCAAAAGCCGTTGCCGGTGAAGCTAAAGTACCTTTCTTCTCGTTATCAGGTTCAGATTTTGTTGAAATGTTTGTTGGTGTTGGAGCATCTCGAGTTAGAGATTTATTTAAGCAGGCCAAAGAAAAATCGCCTTCAATCATCTTTATTGATGAGATTGACGCCATTGGTCGTGCTAGAGGAAAGAATGCCATGTCGGGAAGTAACGATGAGCGTGAAAACACGCTAAATCAGCTATTAACTGAAATGGATGGTTTTGGAACCAATACCAATGTGATTGTAATCGCTGCAACCAATAGAGCGGATATTTTAGATACAGCCTTAATGCGCGCTGGTCGTTTTGACAGACAAATTTATGTTGATTTACCGGATGTAAGAGAACGTAAGGAAATTTTTGAAGTACACCTTAGACCGCTTAAAAAAGCAGAAAACTTAGATTTAGACTTCCTTTCTAAACAAACACCCGGATTTTCGGGTGCTGATATCGCTAATGTTTGTAACGAAGCGGCTTTAATTGCTGCTAGAAACAATAAAAAAGCGGTGGATAAACAAGACTTTTTAGATGCTGTAGATCGTATTATTGGTGGTCTTGAGAAGAAAAATAAAATCATAACTCCTAGCGAGAAAAAAGCTGTAGCCTATCACGAAGCAGGTCATGCTACTATAAGCTGGATGTTAGAACATGCTGCACCATTAGTAAAGGTTACTATTGTACCTCGCGGACGATCATTAGGGGCGGCTTGGTATTTACCAGAAGAAAGACTTATTGTTCGCCCAGAACAAATGCTTGATGAAATGTGTGCTGCCCTTGGAGGACGTGCTGCCGAAAAAGTAATTTTTAACAAAATTTCAACCGGTGCATTAAGTGATTTAGAAAAAGTTACCAAACAAGCAAGAGCCATGGTAACCATATACGGCTTAAGTGATAAGATTGGAAATTTAACCTATTACGATTCAGGCCAAAGCGATCACGGTTTTACTAAACCATACAGTGAAGAAACGGCTGTTCTTATTGATAAAGAAATTTCTAAAATTATAGAAGAACAATACCAACGCGCTATTAAATTATTAGAAGAAAATAAAGATAAGTTAACAGAACTTGCTGAAGTACTTCTGGAAAAAGAGGTAATTTTTAAAGATAATCTTGAAAAAATATTTGGTAAGCGTGCCTTCTTAAAAGAAGAAGCTATCACTTCTAAATCAGAAAATAATAACACTGAAGAAGAAGCGTAA
- a CDS encoding valine--tRNA ligase, whose amino-acid sequence MQIPSKYDAHKVEDKWYNYWMKHNYFHSEPDEREPYTIVIPPPNVTGVLHMGHMLNNTIQDVLIRRARLLGKNACWVPGTDHASIATEAKVVAKLKAQGIDKNDLSREAFLSHAWDWTHEYGGVILEQLKKLGCSCDWDRTKFTMDDEMSEAVIKVFVDLYQKGLIYRGYRMVNWDPEAKTTLSDEEVVHEERQGNLYYLEYKIEGSDEKLTIATTRPETIFGDTAICINPNDERFNHLKGKKAIVPICNRVIPIIEDEYVDMEFGTGCLKVTPAHDENDKNLGDKHNLEVIDIFHDDASLNSFGLHYEGKDRFVVRKEITKELEDKGILVKTESHINKVGTSERTKAVIEPRLSDQWFLKMEELVKPAIEAVLGEDADINLFPKKFENTYRHWMENIRDWNISRQLMWGQQIPAYYYGDGKNDFVVAETAEKALELAKEATKNQALKIDDLQQDKDALDTWFSSWLWPMSVFDGIRNPENEEIKYYYPTNDLVTGPDILFFWVARMIIAGYEYKGEKPFNNVYLTGLVRDKQRRKMSKSLGNSPDALKLIEEYGADGVRVGLLLSSAAGNDLMFDEALCQQGKGFGNKIWNAFRLIQGWEIDENIPQPETSKIGLQWYEAKFQSALVEIEDHFSKYRLSDALMAIYKLIMDDFSSWLLEIIKPAYQKPIDAVTYKAVIEAFENNLKVLHPFMPFLSEEIWQYISERTPDEALIVAKWPVFKDINEELISEFEFASEVISGIRNIRKQKNIPFKDAISFSVINNGQTSKTFDGVIAKIGNLQNIEYTEETVEGALTFRVKSNEYFIPMVGAIDVEAEIVKLSEELKYTEGFLKSVQKKLSNERFVAGAPEQVVAAEKKKEADALAKIETLKASLASLN is encoded by the coding sequence ATGCAAATTCCATCAAAATATGATGCCCATAAGGTAGAAGACAAGTGGTACAACTATTGGATGAAACACAATTATTTTCATTCAGAACCCGATGAAAGAGAACCTTACACGATAGTCATTCCGCCACCAAATGTTACTGGTGTTTTACATATGGGGCACATGCTTAATAATACGATTCAAGATGTATTAATACGTCGTGCGCGACTGTTGGGTAAAAATGCCTGTTGGGTGCCAGGAACCGATCATGCATCTATCGCTACTGAAGCCAAAGTGGTTGCTAAATTAAAAGCACAAGGTATAGATAAAAATGACTTATCTCGAGAAGCGTTTTTAAGTCATGCATGGGATTGGACGCATGAGTACGGTGGTGTGATCTTAGAACAACTTAAAAAATTAGGATGTTCTTGCGATTGGGATCGTACGAAGTTTACCATGGATGATGAGATGAGTGAAGCTGTAATCAAGGTTTTTGTTGATTTATATCAAAAAGGACTGATTTATAGAGGCTATCGCATGGTAAATTGGGATCCTGAGGCCAAAACAACGCTTTCTGATGAGGAAGTGGTGCATGAAGAGCGTCAAGGAAATCTATACTATTTAGAATATAAAATTGAAGGTAGTGACGAAAAACTTACCATAGCTACCACCCGTCCGGAAACAATTTTTGGAGATACTGCAATTTGTATCAACCCTAATGATGAACGTTTTAATCATTTAAAAGGTAAAAAAGCTATTGTGCCAATCTGTAACCGCGTCATCCCAATAATAGAAGATGAATATGTGGATATGGAGTTCGGAACAGGTTGTTTAAAAGTAACTCCAGCTCACGATGAAAATGATAAAAATCTAGGGGATAAGCACAACCTAGAAGTGATTGATATTTTTCACGATGATGCCTCTTTAAATAGTTTCGGATTACATTATGAAGGTAAAGATCGTTTTGTTGTTAGAAAAGAGATTACTAAAGAGTTAGAAGATAAAGGCATTTTAGTAAAAACAGAAAGTCATATTAATAAAGTTGGTACTTCTGAAAGAACTAAAGCGGTTATCGAGCCTCGTTTGAGTGATCAGTGGTTTTTAAAGATGGAAGAATTAGTGAAGCCAGCTATTGAAGCTGTTTTAGGTGAAGATGCTGATATCAATTTATTTCCAAAAAAGTTTGAAAATACTTACCGACACTGGATGGAGAATATTCGCGATTGGAATATTTCTCGTCAGTTAATGTGGGGACAACAAATTCCTGCTTATTATTACGGTGATGGTAAAAATGATTTTGTAGTAGCTGAAACTGCTGAAAAGGCCCTAGAACTTGCCAAAGAAGCTACTAAAAATCAAGCATTAAAAATCGATGATTTACAACAGGATAAAGATGCTTTAGATACTTGGTTTTCTTCATGGTTGTGGCCCATGAGTGTGTTTGATGGTATTCGAAACCCTGAGAATGAAGAAATAAAATATTACTATCCTACTAACGATTTAGTTACTGGGCCAGATATTTTATTCTTTTGGGTAGCACGAATGATTATTGCTGGCTATGAGTATAAAGGAGAAAAGCCGTTTAACAATGTGTACTTAACGGGATTAGTTCGTGATAAGCAACGACGAAAAATGAGTAAATCCTTAGGAAACTCTCCAGATGCTTTAAAACTTATTGAGGAATATGGGGCAGATGGTGTTCGTGTAGGCTTGCTATTAAGTTCGGCTGCCGGAAACGATTTGATGTTTGATGAAGCGCTATGTCAGCAAGGAAAAGGTTTCGGAAACAAGATTTGGAATGCATTCCGTTTAATTCAAGGGTGGGAAATCGATGAAAATATTCCGCAGCCTGAAACCTCAAAAATAGGATTGCAGTGGTATGAAGCTAAATTCCAAAGTGCTTTAGTTGAAATTGAAGACCATTTTAGTAAGTACAGATTGAGCGATGCTTTGATGGCGATTTATAAATTAATTATGGATGATTTTTCTTCATGGTTGTTAGAAATTATAAAACCAGCTTATCAAAAACCTATTGATGCAGTTACCTATAAAGCCGTAATAGAAGCTTTTGAAAATAACTTAAAAGTGTTACATCCGTTTATGCCATTTTTATCTGAAGAAATCTGGCAATATATCTCGGAAAGAACCCCAGATGAAGCTTTAATAGTAGCAAAATGGCCTGTGTTCAAGGATATTAATGAAGAATTAATCTCTGAGTTTGAATTTGCTTCAGAAGTTATTTCGGGGATTAGAAACATTAGAAAGCAAAAGAATATTCCTTTTAAAGATGCGATTAGTTTTTCTGTTATTAATAATGGACAAACAAGCAAAACCTTTGATGGCGTTATTGCAAAAATCGGCAACCTACAAAATATTGAATACACCGAGGAAACGGTAGAGGGCGCTTTAACTTTTCGAGTGAAATCTAATGAGTATTTTATTCCTATGGTAGGTGCTATTGATGTTGAAGCTGAGATTGTAAAACTTAGTGAAGAGTTAAAATATACCGAAGGTTTCTTAAAATCGGTTCAGAAGAAATTATCTAACGAACGCTTTGTTGCTGGTGCTCCAGAACAGGTAGTCGCTGCTGAAAAGAAAAAGGAAGCCGATGCTTTAGCTAAAATTGAAACTTTAAAGGCCAGTTTAGCAAGTTTGAATTAA
- a CDS encoding OmpA family protein: MKKIYLFSLLMLAMGSLSTITAQSSGESKESGWFFGLGYNFIDDSGSAGKDAFKFDNWHSTAYPNRLNIGYNLGSGFAIQAIGTINTLKEGKPAQGMILTEDEDYWAVDGMLSYQLNKFFTKQGWFDPYLQVGMGGSSLINNRVLTFNAGAGSNFWLSDNFAINLNTMGKWGINKDDKGNNHIQHAAGIVFKPGLFAKKKPAPVPPPVEEEIVSEPEPVVEPTPVVEATPEPEVDEEAILRENMESDLSELRRVYYHFDSATLTSEDKDIVDELVEYMNKYPTAVLDIKSHADSRGAKDYNLDLSQKRSQSILDYAVSKGIDRSRFKSEGFGETQLNNHCSDSVKCTSAEHRENRRTDYELIWK; encoded by the coding sequence ATGAAAAAAATTTACTTATTTAGTTTACTCATGCTCGCCATGGGGTCCCTTTCAACTATTACTGCTCAATCGAGTGGAGAGAGTAAAGAAAGCGGTTGGTTTTTTGGCTTAGGATATAACTTTATTGATGATTCAGGATCAGCAGGAAAAGATGCATTTAAATTTGATAATTGGCATTCTACAGCATATCCTAATAGATTGAATATCGGTTATAATTTGGGGTCTGGCTTTGCTATTCAAGCCATAGGAACTATTAATACCTTAAAGGAAGGTAAGCCAGCTCAAGGAATGATTTTAACAGAAGACGAAGATTATTGGGCTGTAGATGGTATGCTTTCATACCAACTGAATAAATTTTTTACAAAGCAAGGTTGGTTTGATCCTTACTTACAAGTTGGTATGGGAGGTTCTTCTCTAATTAATAATAGAGTTTTAACCTTTAATGCTGGAGCAGGATCTAATTTCTGGTTAAGTGATAACTTCGCTATTAACCTCAATACTATGGGTAAATGGGGAATTAACAAAGATGATAAAGGTAATAACCACATTCAGCATGCCGCGGGTATTGTGTTTAAGCCAGGTCTTTTTGCTAAGAAAAAACCAGCACCAGTGCCACCTCCAGTAGAAGAGGAAATTGTTTCAGAGCCAGAACCAGTAGTAGAACCAACTCCTGTAGTAGAGGCTACGCCTGAGCCAGAAGTAGATGAAGAGGCGATTTTACGTGAAAATATGGAATCAGATCTTAGTGAATTACGTCGTGTGTACTACCACTTCGATTCTGCCACTTTAACTTCAGAAGATAAAGATATTGTTGATGAACTTGTTGAGTATATGAATAAATATCCTACTGCGGTTTTAGATATTAAATCTCACGCTGATAGTAGAGGTGCTAAAGATTATAACCTAGATTTATCCCAAAAAAGATCTCAAAGCATCTTAGATTATGCGGTAAGCAAAGGTATAGATCGTTCTAGATTCAAATCTGAAGGATTCGGAGAAACGCAATTGAATAACCATTGCTCAGATAGTGTTAAGTGTACTTCTGCTGAGCACAGAGAAAACCGTAGAACTGACTATGAGTTAATCTGGAAGTAA
- a CDS encoding ISAon1 family transposase, with product MGFFYGVNGKKLQRQYKDHLSDFKSWDQKAHAKDWLLYPENLGSYLSLDETAFCNGELYTILTNKDAKGKKGSIVAIVKGTKAETVIKILHEIPLKQRNKVKEVTLDMAGNMGLIVKKSFPNACLVIDRFHVQKLALDALQEIRIKHRWEAIDFENDAIEDARSKSLKYTPEILPNGDTLKQLLARGRYLLYKPSNKWTENQAKRSVMLFKHYPDIEKAYKLCQNLSWIFNNTQDKTSALTRLAKWDEKVRQAAFKSFNTISRTMSVHYQNILNYFDNRSTNASAEAFNAKIKAFRAQFRGVRNVKFFLYRLTTIFA from the coding sequence ATTGGATTTTTCTACGGTGTTAACGGCAAGAAACTGCAACGCCAGTACAAAGATCACTTAAGTGATTTTAAATCTTGGGATCAAAAAGCCCATGCAAAAGATTGGCTATTGTACCCTGAGAATCTAGGAAGCTACCTATCGCTTGACGAAACCGCTTTTTGCAATGGCGAACTCTACACCATCTTAACCAATAAAGATGCCAAAGGAAAGAAAGGCTCTATAGTAGCTATAGTTAAAGGAACTAAAGCTGAAACAGTGATAAAAATACTTCATGAAATTCCTTTAAAACAAAGAAATAAAGTTAAAGAAGTGACTCTGGATATGGCAGGAAACATGGGACTCATTGTTAAAAAATCATTCCCCAATGCCTGCTTAGTTATAGACCGTTTTCATGTGCAGAAATTAGCATTGGACGCTTTGCAAGAAATAAGAATAAAACACAGGTGGGAAGCCATCGATTTTGAAAATGATGCCATAGAAGACGCTAGAAGTAAATCTTTAAAATACACACCTGAAATACTTCCAAACGGAGATACATTAAAACAACTACTGGCAAGAGGAAGATATTTACTCTATAAGCCAAGCAACAAGTGGACTGAAAACCAAGCTAAAAGATCAGTGATGCTATTTAAACACTATCCTGATATAGAAAAAGCATACAAACTATGCCAGAACTTATCTTGGATTTTTAACAATACTCAGGATAAAACTTCCGCATTAACACGATTAGCTAAATGGGATGAAAAAGTTAGACAAGCAGCCTTTAAAAGCTTTAATACTATATCCAGAACCATGTCTGTTCACTATCAAAACATTCTAAACTATTTTGATAATAGAAGTACCAACGCTTCAGCAGAAGCTTTCAATGCTAAAATTAAGGCTTTTAGAGCACAGTTCAGAGGCGTAAGAAACGTAAAATTCTTCCTCTATAGATTAACTACTATTTTTGCTTAA
- the rsfS gene encoding ribosome silencing factor encodes MAKEEISADQLISVIISGIEDVKGKEINILDLREIENTVCDYFIICEGTSNTQVSAIVNSIQKKVSKELKDNPWHTEGMDNAEWVLIDYVNVVVHVFQKHIREFYDIESLWGDAKTTVIETNY; translated from the coding sequence ATGGCGAAAGAAGAAATAAGCGCAGACCAGTTAATATCCGTTATAATTAGTGGCATTGAGGATGTTAAAGGTAAAGAAATAAATATTCTAGATTTAAGAGAGATTGAAAATACGGTTTGTGATTACTTTATTATTTGCGAAGGAACGTCAAATACTCAAGTAAGCGCTATTGTTAACTCCATTCAGAAAAAAGTAAGCAAAGAACTTAAGGATAACCCATGGCATACCGAAGGTATGGATAACGCCGAGTGGGTTTTAATTGATTACGTTAATGTAGTTGTTCATGTATTCCAAAAACACATTAGAGAGTTTTACGACATCGAAAGTCTTTGGGGGGATGCAAAAACTACCGTAATAGAAACCAATTACTAA
- a CDS encoding biotin--[acetyl-CoA-carboxylase] ligase: protein MTIIKLDATDSTNSYLKRLQTSENVEDFTAVMAKKQTQGRGQMGAVWESQASKNLTFSVFKDLSDFSLETTFGISLAVSLAIRKALQAFLIPQLSVKWPNDILSVDKKICGVLIENVIKQNAITGSIIGIGLNVNQVAFDHLPRASSLKMITGTVYNLDEMAHAILNQLKVHFDLLESGDFLALKAEYESCLFRKNKPSTFKDAEGSLFSGFIKGVSNFGNLQVLVEDNIIKEFDLKEVTLMY, encoded by the coding sequence ATGACTATAATCAAACTTGATGCCACCGATTCTACCAACAGCTATTTAAAACGCCTTCAAACGTCCGAAAATGTTGAAGATTTCACGGCTGTAATGGCTAAAAAACAAACTCAAGGACGCGGTCAAATGGGAGCCGTATGGGAGTCGCAAGCTTCAAAAAACCTTACGTTTAGTGTGTTTAAAGACCTAAGTGATTTTTCATTAGAAACTACCTTTGGTATCAGTTTAGCGGTTTCCTTAGCGATAAGAAAGGCGCTTCAGGCGTTTTTAATTCCGCAATTAAGTGTGAAATGGCCAAACGACATATTGTCAGTAGATAAGAAGATTTGCGGTGTGCTAATAGAAAATGTCATAAAACAAAATGCCATTACGGGTTCTATAATTGGTATTGGACTCAATGTAAATCAGGTGGCCTTTGATCATTTACCTCGAGCATCCTCGTTAAAAATGATCACGGGAACTGTATACAATTTGGATGAAATGGCGCATGCGATACTAAACCAATTAAAAGTTCATTTCGATCTTTTGGAATCAGGCGACTTTTTAGCTTTAAAGGCTGAATACGAATCCTGTTTATTTCGAAAAAATAAGCCTTCAACATTTAAAGATGCTGAAGGCTCACTATTTTCTGGTTTTATAAAAGGGGTTTCTAATTTTGGAAATCTTCAGGTTTTAGTAGAAGATAATATCATCAAAGAATTTGATTTAAAAGAAGTCACCTTAATGTATTAA
- a CDS encoding phosphatidate cytidylyltransferase, translating into MKEIVIRSLSGLLYISILLVSLYFEHLLIALFCLFGLLCLAEFQKLIQLKSNIPYVIFIILYIFFGYWQTVLNTNEGLTEATQILLVLSIFVNLFLIKDLFSEKRIPLFSTKRFLLTTFYLSSAFVFLVLITTNQNEYNPIILLGAFILIWVNDTFAYLVGKNFGKQKLFESISPKKTVEGFLGGLFFSCVASYFIATFTQSLNSASWLVLSIIVSVFGTLGDLIESKFKRQANVKDSGVIMPGHGGLLDRLDSIIFAAPFIYLFLRILHYVS; encoded by the coding sequence ATGAAAGAAATAGTTATTCGATCACTTTCTGGATTACTTTATATATCCATTTTACTTGTTTCATTATATTTTGAGCATTTATTAATCGCTTTATTTTGCTTATTTGGCTTACTATGTTTGGCCGAATTTCAAAAACTCATTCAGTTAAAAAGCAATATTCCTTACGTCATATTTATTATACTGTATATCTTCTTTGGGTATTGGCAAACCGTATTAAATACTAACGAAGGGTTAACTGAAGCAACACAAATACTACTTGTACTTTCCATTTTTGTGAACCTATTTTTAATAAAAGATTTGTTTTCCGAAAAAAGGATTCCTCTTTTTAGCACCAAAAGATTTTTACTTACTACATTTTATTTGTCTAGTGCCTTTGTGTTTTTAGTGCTCATTACAACAAACCAAAACGAATATAATCCTATAATACTACTAGGGGCTTTTATATTAATTTGGGTGAATGACACCTTTGCTTATTTAGTGGGTAAAAATTTTGGAAAACAAAAACTTTTTGAATCCATTTCCCCTAAAAAAACGGTAGAAGGATTTCTTGGTGGCTTATTTTTTTCCTGCGTAGCAAGTTATTTTATTGCTACCTTTACCCAATCTTTAAACTCTGCCAGCTGGTTAGTTTTAAGTATTATTGTTAGTGTTTTTGGAACTCTAGGCGATTTAATTGAATCCAAGTTTAAAAGGCAAGCAAATGTGAAAGACAGTGGTGTTATTATGCCAGGTCATGGCGGCTTGTTAGACCGACTGGATAGCATTATTTTTGCTGCCCCTTTTATATATTTATTTTTAAGAATTTTACATTATGTTTCATAA
- a CDS encoding LUD domain-containing protein: MSLFKKIFGSKSKKPDEEITSDDRGKYMPEVKLPIDERFTINFKANGGKFLYCDDLNEVYQNLNLIISENEWQEEQVLLLDSELGNKFKSLKLKATKKLNQAPFFLTTCENLIANDGSILISSKQIFEKKLLELPFNFIVFATTSQLVETIGEGLKGIKSKNSKQIPTNITTIKHFKSGEDNNFLSYGSSAKNLYLLLLEDL, from the coding sequence ATGAGTCTTTTTAAAAAAATTTTTGGTTCAAAATCTAAAAAACCTGACGAGGAGATTACATCAGACGATAGAGGCAAATATATGCCGGAGGTCAAACTCCCTATAGACGAAAGGTTTACCATAAATTTTAAAGCAAATGGCGGGAAATTTCTTTACTGCGATGATTTAAATGAAGTTTATCAAAACCTCAACCTTATTATTAGTGAGAACGAATGGCAAGAGGAACAAGTTCTTTTATTGGATTCTGAATTGGGAAACAAGTTTAAAAGCCTAAAACTTAAAGCGACTAAAAAACTTAATCAAGCGCCTTTTTTCTTAACCACATGTGAAAACCTTATCGCTAACGATGGTTCGATTTTAATTTCATCGAAACAGATTTTTGAAAAAAAACTTCTTGAATTACCGTTCAACTTTATCGTTTTTGCCACTACTAGTCAGTTGGTAGAAACTATAGGAGAAGGATTAAAAGGTATCAAATCTAAAAACAGTAAACAAATCCCAACAAATATCACGACTATAAAACACTTTAAATCTGGTGAAGATAACAACTTCCTAAGTTATGGCAGTAGTGCTAAAAACTTATACCTCCTACTACTAGAAGATTTATAG